In Thermodesulfovibrionales bacterium, the sequence TTTCATCCACAACTTCTATAAATTTTCCACACTTCAGGCATATAAGATGATCGTGATGTTCCCTCATGTGCATCTGTTCATATCGTGTCTTCTCCTTTCCTATTTTTATCTCTTCTGCAAGTCCAGCCTCAAGAAGGAGATTGAGATTTCTGTGGACAGTTGCATATCCTATGGAGGAGTCCCTTTTTTTAACCTTATCAAAGAGCTCATCGACAGTTATATGTCCACCCGATGAGAGAAAGACATCCAGAATCTCTTCGCGCTGTCTTGTGTTTCTGAGACCCTGTTTTTTGATATATTCCCTGAAGATCTTTTTTGCCTCTTCCTTTCCCATAGATATTGATAATTAATTTCAACACAGCAAGAGAGCATTTGTCAAGTATTGAATTTACTGTAAGTTTTGAGGTATTATTTCAGCATGGATATTACAAGAGAGGTTGATTATGCGGTAAGATGTATAGTCTGTCTATCTTCTCAACCTGACAAAGTTAAAAGGGCTTCTTCTATTGCTCAGGAGATGGATATACCAGCTCCCTTTGTATCAAAGATACTCCAGAAGCTTTCAAAAAAAGGATTTGTTACACCCATAAGAGGTGTGAAGGGTGGATTCAGGCTTGCAAAAAGACCTCAGGATATTTCGCTTCTTGAAGTCGTAGAGGCGATTGATGGACCCATACCTGTAAATATATGTGTAATTGATTCAAAGAGCTGTAACAGGATAAAGAAATGCACTGTCCATCCGGTATGGGTAAGAATTCAGAAACTTATCAGAAAAGAGCTTGGCTCTGTAAGTTTTAAGAAACTTGTTTCTGAAGCAGGATAAAGTCCTTTAAACTTATCGCTTAATATTACCTCATAAGGTGCATTAAGGGGACATGATATTCTGATCCCCTGGACTTACAATTAATTTATCCTATCCGTCCTTCTAAAGGACAAAGATTCCGATTGAATACAGCAACGTTGAACTTTAAGATGGAAGGGTGAGTAAATTACATCTCTACTTGTACTTATTTATTTCTGAAAACTATATATACCAGATTGATGGATAGTGCTGTTATAGAGAGAATAGTAAGGAACGATTTTTGTGATGGTAATCTTATCAGGCTCTTTCACGGTGGAAAGGAGACCTTTGATTCAATTTTAAGGGCTATCGAGGATTCTGAGAGTTTTGTCTGTCTTCAGTTTTATATATTCAGGGCTGATGAAACAGGTAAGAAAATAGCCTCATTGCTCAAGAAAAAGGTAAAGGAGGGTGTCAAGGTATATCTCCTTTATGACCACTATGGTTCTTTTGGAACTCCACGGTCATTCTGGAATGACCTTAAAAAGGCAGGAATAAAGATTGCTGCTTCAAGACCCTTTAAACTTTCTGCACCTCTAAGATATATCAGAAGGGATCACAGGAAGTTAATCATTGTTGATGGCACAAGGGCCTTTACAGGTGGTCTAAATATAGCCAATGAATACAGCGGATTTCACTTGAGGCGAAAGGAGACCTGGAGGGATACGGGCATCATAGTTGAAGGTCCTGTTGTAAACAAACTATTTGAGGAGTTCAGAAAGACATGGAGAGTATGGACAGCCGAATCATTGAATAATATACCGCTGAAAAAGGTTTTTTATAAAAATGGTTATCCAGTAATTCCGATATTTGCTTCCTCCTTTAGCGGCAGCAGGAGATTCAGGAAATTGCTATATTATTGCATTAAAAATTCAAAAAATTTTATCTACATAACTACTGCCTATTTTGTTCCTGGCTGGAGGTTACTTCATTATCTTATACAGGCAGCAAGAAGGGGAGTAGAGATAAAATTACTTTTACCTGGTATAAGTGATGTACCTCCTGCACACTATGCTGGTAGAGCCTTTTATACTAGGCTTTTAAGAAACGGTATCAGGATATTTCATTACGAGGATGCTGTTTTACATGCAAAGAGTTATGTCTTTGATGGTTATTTCAGCATAGTTGGTTCTGCAAATCTTGATGCCCAGTCTTTGAGATGGAATGATGAGGGAAATGTAGGTATATGGAGCTATGAGTTTGGTGATTCCATGATAGAGCTTTTTAATAAAGATTTAAAGAGTTCCTCCGAGATAAAGCTTGAGGAATGGCTAAGAAGACCCTTCTGTGAAAAAATTAAGGAAAGATTCTTTGTCACATTCAGAAAGCGATTATAAGAGGGAGCTTAAGCCCCCTCTTATTAAAACAGACCCTTTACCCTTCCCTGTGTTTACATCTACATCTATTCTTCTGAATGCCGGGTCAGAGGCTGTCCCTGGCATGAGCTTTATATCACCCGCAACAGGCACAACAAAACCGGCTCCCTTAAAAACAAGGACATCCCTTACAAAGAGCTTCCATCCCTTTGGAACTCCTTTGAGATTAGGGTTATCAGATAGGCTGAGGTGGGTCTTTACCATGCATGTTCCGAGTTTACTGAGTTCCGGATCAGCTTCTATGTCTTTTAGCTTCTGATTTGCTAAAGGCGAAAACTCTACACCATCAGCACCATAAACTTCCTTTGCAATGAGTTCTATCCTTTTTCTTTGTGGCATGTCAAGTTCATAGAGGAATTTAAAATTGTTATCCTCCTTGCAGGCATCAATTACAGCATCAGCGAGCTCAAGTGCACCTTCACCACCATACTGCCAGTGCTTTGATACAGCCACCCTTGCTCCAGCCTGCTCGCAGAGTCTTCTGACAGCCCTTATCTCATTTTCTGTATCTGTATAAAAGACATTTATGCAGACAACGGGATTGACGCCTGCCTTTTTCACTATATTTATGCAGTGAATAAGGTTTTCTGTACCCTTTTCCACCCATGCTACATTCTCATGTTTATATTCCTCTGGTATGGGCCTTCCCGGTACTGGAATAGGTGCACCACCATGACATTTAAGCGCCCTGATGGTAGCCACTATTACCGCCGCATGGGGTTTGAGTCCTGAATACCTGCATTTCAGGTTCCAGAATTTTTCAAAACCAATATCAGCAGCAAATCCTGACTCTGTCACATGATAGTCACTAAGCTTAAGGGCAACCCTGTCAGCAATTATAGATGATTGACCGATTGCAATATTTGCAAATGGTCCTGCATGGACAAATACAGGTTGTCCTTCAATGGTCTGTATGAGATTAGGATTCAGCGCCTGAACCATCCAGGCTGTCATAGCTCCTGCTACCTCGAGGTCTTCTGTAGTGACAGGTTTTCCATTTTTGTCATAGGCAACAACAATCTTTCCAATCCTTTCTCTGAAATCCTTTAGATCCTTGGCTACTGAGAGTATTGCCATTACCTCTGAGGAGACAGCAATANCAAACCTTGATTCCATCATGAATCCGTCCTGACTTCCACCAATACCAATTATGATCTTTCTTAATGCCTGGGCACAGAAATCCATTACCCAGCCCATCTGGACATTTCTTGGATCAATGTTTAGTCTTTTAAGACCTCTCTTAGCAAGCTGCTCATCTGTGTAATTAAATTCATGTTGAAGCCTTGCTGTAAGGGCAACCATCGCAAGATTATGAGCATTCATTATGGCATTGATGTCACCTGTAAATCCCAGGGAGAAGGGTGTCAGGGGTATGCACTGTGAAAGGCCCCCACCCGCAGCTGAGCCCTTGATATTCATGGTTGGTCCACCTGAGGGCTGTCTTATTGCTGCCGTAACCCTTTTACCCCGCTTGCCAAGACCCTGGACAAGACCTATTGTGGTAGTTGATTTTCCTTCTCCAAGCGGTGTTGGTGTGATTGCTGTCACATCAATATACTTCCCATCAGGCCTGTCATTGAGCCTTGCGAGCACCCTTGCGTAGTCCACCTTTCCTATGTAATGACCATAGGGAAGGAGTTCTTCTTTTTCAAGACCAAGCTCATCAGCAAGCTGGTAGATGGTTTTCATATGTTTTTCTGCTTCTTCTGCAATCTGCCAGTCTACATATTTGGTTGGGTCAAGAACCATGGTAATCTCTCCCTTTATAAATTTAAGAATACTGCAGGTAAAACCTGCTTCAATAACTAATGAGGAGTTTTATCAGTTTTTCGTTCATTGAATGGAGATTTCTGCTTGCCACCTTTGCAATGGTCTTCATTATCTTGTACATTAGTAATGTGTCACTCTTCTCAAGTTCCTTGAAATCTTCCTTTTTAATTAAGAAGAGTTCTGTATTCTCAAGGGCCACAGCATGGGCACCGTGATTCTTTTTGTCTTCTATGAGGGAAAGTTCTCCAAAAAAATTGCCTTCCTTAAGTACAGCAAGTGCCTGTTTCCAACCATCAGGAGTTGTCTTCGATATCTCAACCTTTCCTTTATGAATCATATAGATACCTTTTGTCGGATCACCTTCCTTAAAAATTGTTTTTCCTTTCGGATAAAACTCTTGAGAGACTATCTTTGAGAGCTTTTCTATCTCGCTATCATTCAGTTCATTGAGGAGAGTCTGTTTTTTTAGCTCACTTTTTATTGACATATCATCCTCCTTTAACAGCCCTGCGTCGGGACATTATGAATAGTTTACAGGTATATTAAATTTTTTCTATTCTTACAGCACATACCTTGTATTCCGGTGTCTTTGCGTGTTTGTCAAGAGCAATGTTGTTTGTTAGTACGTTTACAGGTGCATTTATATAATGGATGGGCATGAAGATTTCACCTCTTTTCACTCTTTCTGCAATTCTTGCCTCTGTAATAATACTTCCCCTAGGTGAAATAATTTTTATTGAATCTCCTTCTTTAATTGCAAGCCTTTCAGCATCTTCAGGACTGATCTCAGCATATGTTCCGGGATCATAAATGTTAATAGCCTTTACCTTTCCTGTCATGGAGCCAAAGTGGTATTTATGGAGAACCCTTCCTGTTGTGAGTATAAAGGGGTAATCGTTATTCACTGTTTCATAAGGTGGTTCATATTTAACAATCATGAATGGAACTTTCCCTCTGGGGAAACCACCTTTATAAAGATAAGTAGTGCCTGGATGGTCTTTCGTTGGACATGGCCACTGAATACCCTTTTCTTTTATTCTGTTGTAGGTAATACCTTCAAGAGCAGGCCATAAACTGGCGAGTTCTTCAAATATTTCCTCTGCAGTAGAGTAGCTCATCGGATATCCCATCTTGCCTGCGAGGGCACAGATTATCCAGGAGTCTTCTTTTGCTTCACCTGGTGGATTTAATGCTTTTCTTACAAGCTGTATCCTTCTTTCAGTATTGGTGAATGTACCTTCTTTTTCTGCAAAGCAGGCTGCAGGGAAAACTACATGGGCAAGCTGAGCTGTTTCAGTTAAAAATATATCCTGAACAATTAGAAATTCAAGAGATTGAAAAGCCTTTCTTGAGTGACTGACATTGGGATCACTGAGAACAGGATTTTCTCCCATTACATAGACAGCCTTTATCTTATTTTTCAGAATGGCCTCAGAAATCTCTGTTGCATAAAGTCCTGGCTCAGGTGAAAGTTTCACGCCCCAGGATGATTCAAATTTTTGCCGAATCGCAGGAATATCCACCCTCTGGTATCCTGGATAAACATTAGGAAGACATCCTGCATCACAGGCACCCTGGACATTGTTCTGTCCTCTTAATGGATTTATTCCCGTACCCTCACGGCCAATGTTTCCTGTAAGGAGTACCAAGTTGGAGATAGCATTGACATTTTCAGTACCATGGGAGTGCTGGGTTATTCCCATTGTAAAATAAATCGCAGCCTGTCTTGAACTTCCATAGGTAATAGCAGCCCTGATAATCTTTTCCTTAGAAACACCAGTAATTTTTTCACCAATTTCAGGAGTATATTGTTCTATATGCTTTTTGAAATCCTCAAAATTTGTTGTGTTGCTTTCAATGAATTCTTTATTTAATAGACCTTCTTTTATAATTACATGAGCCATGGAATTAAGAAGTGCCACATCTGTTCCGGGTCTGTGATTTAACCATATATATGCAAATCTGCACATAGAGATCTTCCTCGGATCAGCTACAATTATCTTTGCCCCTTTTCTATGTGCCCTGACCATGAAATTTGCTATTACAGGATGGGTCTCTTTAGTGTTGGAGCCAATTATAAATATCACTTCATTTTTTTCTATCTCCTTTATTGAATTTGTCATTGCTCCTGAGCCGAATATGGTGGCCAGACTGGCCACTGTGGGTGCATGTCAGAGCCTGGCACAGTGATCAACATTATTTGTACCGATAACCGCCCTCATAAACTTCTGGAATAGATAATTTTCTTCTGTGGTACATCTTGCTGAGCTAAGTCCTGCAATTGCATCAGGACCGTAATTTTTTTTAATTCTAAGTAATTCCCTGGCAGCGTAATCAAGGGCATCATCCCAGGATACTTCAATAAAATCAGAGCCTTTTCTTATAAGGGGTTTTTTAAGTCTTTCAGGCGATGAGATAAATTCATAGGCAAAACGCCCCTTAATGCAGAGAAGCCCTTCATTTGGTATGGAGTCTTCCTTTGAGGTTATCCTTATAACCTCATTATCTTTGATGTGAAGGGTTATATTACAGCCAACACCGCAGTAAGGGCAGACTGTATCAACCTTTCGTACATTCCAGTACCTTCCCTTTCTCAGCCATTCTTTACCTACGAGGGCGCCTGTTGGACAGACCATTACACACTGTCCGCAGAATTCGCAGTTTAGGTCATCCTCAAAAGGAGGGCATACCTTTGTACTGAATCCCTTATAGGCGAAATCTATTGCTCCCACACCCTGAATTTCATCACATATCTTTACACATCTTCCACATAGAATACATTTCTCCATGTCCCTTTCTATGAAAGGATTGTTATCTTTTCTGGTATAGATTCTTCTTTCTCCACGAAAGACAGGGATTCTAATTTCATATTTGTATGCGAGTTCC encodes:
- a CDS encoding cyclic nucleotide-binding domain-containing protein; this encodes MSIKSELKKQTLLNELNDSEIEKLSKIVSQEFYPKGKTIFKEGDPTKGIYMIHKGKVEISKTTPDGWKQALAVLKEGNFFGELSLIEDKKNHGAHAVALENTELFLIKKEDFKELEKSDTLLMYKIMKTIAKVASRNLHSMNEKLIKLLISY
- a CDS encoding phospholipase D-like domain-containing protein produces the protein MDSAVIERIVRNDFCDGNLIRLFHGGKETFDSILRAIEDSESFVCLQFYIFRADETGKKIASLLKKKVKEGVKVYLLYDHYGSFGTPRSFWNDLKKAGIKIAASRPFKLSAPLRYIRRDHRKLIIVDGTRAFTGGLNIANEYSGFHLRRKETWRDTGIIVEGPVVNKLFEEFRKTWRVWTAESLNNIPLKKVFYKNGYPVIPIFASSFSGSRRFRKLLYYCIKNSKNFIYITTAYFVPGWRLLHYLIQAARRGVEIKLLLPGISDVPPAHYAGRAFYTRLLRNGIRIFHYEDAVLHAKSYVFDGYFSIVGSANLDAQSLRWNDEGNVGIWSYEFGDSMIELFNKDLKSSSEIKLEEWLRRPFCEKIKERFFVTFRKRL
- a CDS encoding transcriptional repressor, which codes for MGKEEAKKIFREYIKKQGLRNTRQREEILDVFLSSGGHITVDELFDKVKKRDSSIGYATVHRNLNLLLEAGLAEEIKIGKEKTRYEQMHMREHHDHLICLKCGKFIEVVDENIENLQKKLAEKKEFFPVRHKLEIYGYCKRCRS
- a CDS encoding Rrf2 family transcriptional regulator is translated as MDITREVDYAVRCIVCLSSQPDKVKRASSIAQEMDIPAPFVSKILQKLSKKGFVTPIRGVKGGFRLAKRPQDISLLEVVEAIDGPIPVNICVIDSKSCNRIKKCTVHPVWVRIQKLIRKELGSVSFKKLVSEAG
- a CDS encoding formate--tetrahydrofolate ligase encodes the protein MVLDPTKYVDWQIAEEAEKHMKTIYQLADELGLEKEELLPYGHYIGKVDYARVLARLNDRPDGKYIDVTAITPTPLGEGKSTTTIGLVQGLGKRGKRVTAAIRQPSGGPTMNIKGSAAGGGLSQCIPLTPFSLGFTGDINAIMNAHNLAMVALTARLQHEFNYTDEQLAKRGLKRLNIDPRNVQMGWVMDFCAQALRKIIIGIGGSQDGFMMESRFXIAVSSEVMAILSVAKDLKDFRERIGKIVVAYDKNGKPVTTEDLEVAGAMTAWMVQALNPNLIQTIEGQPVFVHAGPFANIAIGQSSIIADRVALKLSDYHVTESGFAADIGFEKFWNLKCRYSGLKPHAAVIVATIRALKCHGGAPIPVPGRPIPEEYKHENVAWVEKGTENLIHCINIVKKAGVNPVVCINVFYTDTENEIRAVRRLCEQAGARVAVSKHWQYGGEGALELADAVIDACKEDNNFKFLYELDMPQRKRIELIAKEVYGADGVEFSPLANQKLKDIEADPELSKLGTCMVKTHLSLSDNPNLKGVPKGWKLFVRDVLVFKGAGFVVPVAGDIKLMPGTASDPAFRRIDVDVNTGKGKGSVLIRGGLSSLL
- the fdhF gene encoding formate dehydrogenase subunit alpha; amino-acid sequence: MVSLSIDGKKITVPEGTTILEAAKKLGIYIPALCYHPKITPSGACRVCIVEANGNVLPSCITLVEENMEVVTNSPYIEELRRDLIDLILSDHPYDCMTCQKTGECELQELAYKYEIRIPVFRGERRIYTRKDNNPFIERDMEKCILCGRCVKICDEIQGVGAIDFAYKGFSTKVCPPFEDDLNCEFCGQCVMVCPTGALVGKEWLRKGRYWNVRKVDTVCPYCGVGCNITLHIKDNEVIRITSKEDSIPNEGLLCIKGRFAYEFISSPERLKKPLIRKGSDFIEVSWDDALDYAARELLRIKKNYGPDAIAGLSSARCTTEENYLFQKFMRAVIGTNNVDHCARLUHAPTVASLATIFGSGAMTNSIKEIEKNEVIFIIGSNTKETHPVIANFMVRAHRKGAKIIVADPRKISMCRFAYIWLNHRPGTDVALLNSMAHVIIKEGLLNKEFIESNTTNFEDFKKHIEQYTPEIGEKITGVSKEKIIRAAITYGSSRQAAIYFTMGITQHSHGTENVNAISNLVLLTGNIGREGTGINPLRGQNNVQGACDAGCLPNVYPGYQRVDIPAIRQKFESSWGVKLSPEPGLYATEISEAILKNKIKAVYVMGENPVLSDPNVSHSRKAFQSLEFLIVQDIFLTETAQLAHVVFPAACFAEKEGTFTNTERRIQLVRKALNPPGEAKEDSWIICALAGKMGYPMSYSTAEEIFEELASLWPALEGITYNRIKEKGIQWPCPTKDHPGTTYLYKGGFPRGKVPFMIVKYEPPYETVNNDYPFILTTGRVLHKYHFGSMTGKVKAINIYDPGTYAEISPEDAERLAIKEGDSIKIISPRGSIITEARIAERVKRGEIFMPIHYINAPVNVLTNNIALDKHAKTPEYKVCAVRIEKI